In the genome of Bryobacteraceae bacterium, one region contains:
- a CDS encoding carboxypeptidase regulatory-like domain-containing protein: MNPFPPLSDRRPLRRLATISMAALALASAVFGQERTGAIQGLVTDPSGSAVPGAAVEVTGDALLQAQKITTNEGGAYLFPSLPPGPYNISVSAAGFTVYKLSNVNVPVGRTIRADARLEVGQITETVVVSGEALLIDTANTVVSTNVSSEMYDRLPKGRGFDSLIVMAPGVRAEPKSGGYSADGASGSENSFVLDGVETTDIQEGDLKQQASVPIEWIAETQVKSSGIDAQYGGAIGGVVAATTRSGANAFHGQFSLYLRDSGLNASPRDELRLNLDNDDVSEYFHWARKDNTRTVNPGFRVGGPIKQNMLWFFLSGYPEFENIKRDVFFLRQQETRNYERKERQDYTMGKLDFAPFSRLRANFAYYYNPYRVNGLLPTKQGNDSIDNPWADRGYREPFTAYTWQADYIATSALTFSVFGGYQYKNYKDYGIPAGTRYRYANGNSAVAGVPASLIGPAGNFTPDNRQDVQDIFTRHNVNAIGSYMASAGGQHVFKFGYQLNRLHNSPIAGTWPDGYVFVYWDRAYQAITKPGTFRGQYGHYINRVFATEGDVSSSNQGIFFNDNWRVNRKLTLNLGIRFEREFIPSFDPAIQIKPIEFGFGKKISPRFGFAYDPTGTGKMRFGASYGLYYDTMKYEMPRGSFGGDKWVDYYYTLDSPDIFNIKPTPSAGFGSCNCPGTFIESLNRRIPSHDPQNNLIEPNLLPVRLQAWDAFWDFNFTDDYVFGIRYSHKHLDRTIEDVGILTSQGEQYFIANPGFGITIDENKFSPGFPNDVTPKAKRNYDAVEFRLERRFARKATFAASYTWSRLFGNYAGLASSDEIVTASTARGRRSPNVNRNFDLPWMAYDQRGQIVEGRLATDRPHTFKFFGSYDHKWKAGTLRFSPVFNLFSGTPISTEAHVQGVPVFIFGRGDLGRTGKFTNTNLMIAQDINTGMEGKYFRVQLEIFNLFNNASVLSVFPEVTHANDGSVTFDNDTDIFKGYDTLSLMQTDGIRRDPRYGLPWAYQTPRSMRLGFHFFF; this comes from the coding sequence ATGAATCCCTTTCCCCCGCTTTCGGACCGGCGGCCGCTCCGCCGCCTGGCCACGATTTCCATGGCCGCCCTCGCCCTCGCCTCCGCTGTTTTCGGCCAGGAACGCACCGGCGCCATCCAGGGCCTGGTCACCGACCCCAGTGGAAGCGCCGTGCCCGGCGCCGCTGTCGAGGTCACCGGAGACGCCTTGCTCCAGGCACAGAAAATCACCACCAACGAGGGCGGCGCTTACCTCTTCCCGTCACTGCCTCCCGGACCCTACAACATCTCGGTCAGCGCGGCCGGGTTTACGGTCTACAAACTCTCGAACGTAAATGTCCCGGTAGGCCGCACGATCCGCGCCGATGCCCGCCTCGAGGTCGGCCAGATCACCGAAACGGTGGTCGTTTCGGGAGAAGCGCTGCTGATTGACACGGCCAACACCGTCGTCTCCACCAACGTCAGCTCGGAAATGTACGACCGCCTGCCGAAAGGCCGCGGGTTTGACTCGCTCATCGTCATGGCGCCCGGAGTCCGCGCCGAGCCGAAATCGGGCGGCTACTCGGCCGACGGCGCCTCGGGTTCGGAAAACTCCTTCGTGCTCGACGGCGTTGAAACCACCGACATCCAGGAAGGCGATCTGAAGCAGCAGGCTTCCGTGCCGATCGAGTGGATCGCCGAGACGCAGGTGAAGTCTTCCGGCATCGACGCGCAGTACGGCGGGGCCATCGGCGGCGTGGTGGCCGCCACAACCCGCAGCGGCGCCAACGCCTTCCATGGCCAATTCTCGCTCTACCTGCGAGACAGCGGACTCAATGCGAGCCCGCGCGACGAACTACGGCTCAACCTTGACAACGACGACGTTTCCGAATACTTCCACTGGGCGCGGAAGGACAACACGCGCACCGTCAACCCAGGCTTCCGCGTCGGCGGCCCGATCAAGCAGAACATGCTCTGGTTCTTCCTCTCCGGCTACCCGGAATTCGAGAACATCAAGCGCGACGTCTTCTTCCTCCGCCAGCAGGAGACCCGCAACTACGAGCGGAAAGAACGTCAGGATTACACCATGGGCAAACTGGACTTCGCGCCGTTTTCGAGGCTGCGCGCCAACTTCGCCTACTATTACAATCCCTATCGCGTAAACGGCCTGCTTCCGACCAAGCAGGGCAACGACTCGATCGACAATCCCTGGGCCGACCGCGGCTACCGCGAGCCTTTCACGGCCTACACCTGGCAGGCCGACTACATCGCCACCTCGGCGCTCACCTTCAGCGTCTTCGGCGGCTACCAGTACAAGAACTACAAGGACTACGGCATCCCGGCCGGCACGCGCTACCGCTACGCCAACGGCAACTCCGCGGTGGCCGGCGTGCCGGCGAGCCTCATCGGCCCGGCCGGCAACTTCACGCCCGACAACCGCCAGGACGTGCAGGACATATTCACCCGCCACAACGTGAACGCCATCGGCTCCTACATGGCGAGCGCCGGCGGGCAGCACGTGTTCAAGTTCGGCTACCAGTTGAACCGGCTGCACAACTCGCCGATCGCCGGCACCTGGCCCGACGGCTATGTGTTCGTCTACTGGGATCGGGCTTACCAGGCGATCACGAAGCCCGGGACCTTCCGCGGCCAGTACGGCCACTACATCAATCGGGTTTTCGCCACCGAGGGCGACGTCTCCTCATCGAACCAGGGCATCTTCTTCAACGACAACTGGCGGGTGAACCGGAAACTCACCCTGAACCTCGGGATCCGGTTCGAACGCGAGTTCATCCCCTCGTTCGACCCGGCGATTCAGATCAAGCCCATCGAGTTCGGCTTCGGCAAGAAGATCTCGCCCCGCTTCGGCTTCGCCTACGATCCGACCGGAACCGGAAAGATGCGCTTCGGCGCCTCCTACGGGCTCTACTACGACACGATGAAGTACGAGATGCCGCGGGGCTCCTTCGGCGGCGACAAATGGGTGGACTACTACTACACGCTCGACAGCCCCGACATCTTCAACATCAAGCCCACGCCTTCGGCCGGTTTCGGCTCCTGCAACTGCCCCGGCACGTTCATCGAGAGTCTGAACCGCCGCATCCCCTCGCACGATCCACAGAACAACCTCATCGAGCCGAACCTGCTCCCGGTGCGGCTCCAGGCGTGGGACGCTTTCTGGGATTTCAACTTCACCGACGACTACGTCTTCGGCATCCGGTACTCGCACAAGCACCTGGACCGGACGATTGAAGACGTCGGCATCCTCACCAGCCAGGGCGAGCAGTATTTCATCGCGAACCCGGGCTTCGGCATCACGATCGACGAGAACAAGTTCTCGCCCGGCTTCCCCAACGACGTCACGCCGAAGGCCAAGCGCAACTACGACGCCGTGGAGTTCCGCCTGGAGCGCCGTTTCGCGCGCAAGGCCACCTTCGCGGCCAGCTACACCTGGAGCCGGCTATTCGGCAACTACGCCGGGCTTGCCAGTTCCGACGAGATCGTCACCGCTTCCACCGCCCGCGGCCGCCGCTCCCCGAACGTCAACCGCAACTTCGACCTCCCCTGGATGGCCTACGACCAGCGCGGCCAGATCGTCGAAGGGCGCCTGGCCACGGACCGTCCGCACACGTTCAAATTCTTCGGCTCCTACGACCACAAGTGGAAGGCCGGAACACTCCGCTTCTCGCCGGTCTTCAATCTGTTCAGCGGCACGCCAATCTCCACCGAAGCCCATGTGCAGGGCGTTCCAGTGTTCATCTTCGGCCGCGGAGACCTGGGCCGCACCGGCAAGTTCACCAACACCAACCTGATGATCGCCCAGGACATCAACACCGGCATGGAAGGCAAGTACTTCCGCGTGCAGCTGGAGATCTTCAATCTGTTCAACAACGCCAGCGTCTTGAGCGTGTTTCCCGAAGTCACGCACGCCAACGACGGCAGCGTCACGTTCGACAACGACACCGACATCTTCAAGGGTTACGACACCCTGAGCCTGATGCAGACCGACGGCATTCGCCGCGATCCCCGTTACGGATTGCCCTGGGCCTACCAGACGCCGCGATCGATGCGTCTCGGCTTCCACTTCTTCTTTTAA
- a CDS encoding carboxypeptidase regulatory-like domain-containing protein: MTNAAIAFALALTLLSLAVPAVAQERFGEINGTATDATGAVLPNAKVVLMNKGSQRSFETTTDAAGNYVARNLEPGHYSVRFELQGFTTQEIADVNLLLGRTLKVDGKMSVARTETAIEVTEAAPLIDTANTMVANNITAEEFNRLPKARSFQSLALNSTSVNSGEIEGGIQVNGASGSENNFTIDGISTNSLLNGQSRQDAVFEILQEVQVKTAGISAEYGGALGGVVSAITKSGGNSFHGDVHYYLFGNKLSAGPRKRLLLSPSDDTTTTYYQDAKNKSDFHEIGYSLGGYFIKNRLYFFSAASPRIVRRTNDYLFSNGKEATSIDQKRTENMLFEKVSFDITKNLRGSVHWLWTPTSTTGTLPGYNGECSNCTVSSLAANQVRRTQGYFAPQSNYGAQLDYVASPTTLLSVRAGRFWDNYKDTGLPDITPVNYSVSAVGVAGVPAALEQPQNYNNTPRISRSRWDIVTRTYVQADVSKFINAFGTHDLRVGAGTQKNVNNVLQDYPTGGYINVFWDRSFRSNATGVTDRGPFGYYEYHQFGTAGSTGANITNLYVQDNWRIHPRLTLNLGLRAERERVPSFQRDVKEYAFDFGFGQKIAPRLGASFDLFGDGRVKIYGSWGLYYDWVKYELARGTFGGDYWRVRYRSLDSPNVFDLNSNNLPGRDLWNAAVPDSFRNRRVPGFDTIDPDIKPMSTSLTNFGVEYQIAPQTVFRGSYVRNKLRRTIEDLGVLVNGDEVYFYANPGEGNATTTPVSGGSQPFPTPKATRTYDAAEFMVTKRFGSWFGSASYVYSRLYGNYAGLANTDEVRTGADGVGVFAIDQQSSGVIARPGGNANRAWDIDELLWDSHGNLNPEGRLGTDRPHVFKLYGSKAFKWSETQNSDIGLFFYGGSGTPLSTLVNTINGTQVFVNGRGDLGRTPFLSQTDLVLAHEVGVGEGKKLRFEFNAQNLFNQKTARSRWTQLNRARTSAEIDLSGVDLAQGYDFRSMINGTSEGAKAFTPLFGKEDWFNPGFTGRFGVKFIF; encoded by the coding sequence TTGACAAACGCGGCAATCGCGTTCGCCCTCGCACTGACCCTGTTGTCGCTGGCGGTTCCAGCCGTGGCGCAAGAGCGCTTCGGCGAAATCAACGGTACGGCCACCGACGCCACCGGCGCGGTATTGCCCAACGCGAAGGTGGTTCTTATGAATAAAGGCAGCCAGCGGTCGTTTGAGACGACCACCGACGCTGCCGGCAACTATGTCGCCCGCAACCTCGAACCCGGCCACTACTCAGTGCGCTTCGAGCTGCAGGGCTTCACGACCCAGGAAATCGCCGACGTCAACCTGCTGCTCGGCCGCACCCTGAAAGTAGACGGCAAGATGTCAGTGGCGCGGACGGAGACGGCGATCGAGGTAACCGAAGCGGCTCCTCTGATCGATACGGCGAACACGATGGTCGCCAACAATATCACGGCGGAAGAGTTCAACCGGCTCCCCAAGGCGCGGAGCTTCCAGTCGCTGGCGCTGAACTCGACGTCGGTCAACTCGGGCGAGATCGAAGGCGGCATTCAGGTGAACGGCGCCTCGGGCTCGGAGAACAATTTCACGATCGACGGCATCTCGACCAACAGCCTGCTCAACGGGCAATCGCGCCAGGACGCGGTGTTCGAGATTCTGCAGGAAGTCCAGGTGAAGACGGCTGGCATCTCGGCCGAATACGGCGGCGCTCTTGGCGGCGTGGTCAGCGCGATCACGAAGTCCGGGGGCAACAGCTTCCACGGCGACGTCCACTATTACCTGTTCGGCAACAAGCTGAGCGCGGGTCCCCGGAAGCGCCTGCTGCTGAGCCCGTCCGACGACACCACCACCACCTACTACCAGGACGCCAAGAACAAGAGCGACTTCCACGAAATCGGCTACTCGCTCGGCGGCTACTTCATCAAGAACCGGCTCTACTTCTTCAGCGCGGCTTCTCCCCGGATTGTCCGCCGCACCAACGACTACCTCTTCTCCAACGGCAAGGAAGCGACCTCGATCGATCAGAAGCGCACCGAGAACATGCTGTTCGAAAAGGTTTCCTTCGACATCACCAAGAACCTGCGCGGCAGCGTGCACTGGCTCTGGACGCCGACCTCGACCACCGGTACGCTGCCGGGCTACAACGGTGAGTGCTCCAACTGCACAGTTTCGTCGCTCGCGGCCAATCAGGTCCGCCGGACACAGGGCTACTTCGCTCCGCAGTCCAACTACGGCGCTCAGCTTGACTACGTGGCCTCGCCGACAACCTTGCTCTCGGTCCGCGCGGGCCGCTTCTGGGATAACTACAAGGACACCGGCCTCCCGGACATCACGCCTGTGAACTACTCGGTCTCCGCGGTCGGCGTCGCGGGCGTTCCCGCGGCCCTGGAGCAACCGCAGAACTACAACAACACGCCCCGAATCTCGCGTTCGCGCTGGGACATCGTCACCCGCACCTACGTGCAGGCCGACGTGAGCAAGTTCATCAATGCCTTCGGCACCCATGACCTTCGTGTGGGCGCCGGCACCCAGAAGAACGTCAACAACGTCCTTCAGGACTATCCGACGGGCGGCTACATCAATGTCTTCTGGGACCGGTCGTTCCGATCGAACGCGACCGGCGTAACCGACCGCGGCCCGTTCGGCTACTACGAGTATCATCAGTTCGGCACGGCGGGCTCGACCGGCGCCAACATTACCAACCTCTATGTCCAGGACAACTGGCGCATCCATCCGCGCCTCACGCTCAACCTCGGCCTCCGCGCCGAAAGGGAACGTGTCCCGTCCTTCCAGCGCGACGTGAAGGAGTACGCCTTCGACTTCGGCTTCGGCCAGAAGATCGCCCCGCGCCTTGGCGCGTCGTTTGACTTGTTCGGCGACGGCCGCGTCAAGATCTACGGAAGCTGGGGTCTCTACTACGACTGGGTGAAGTACGAACTCGCCCGCGGCACCTTCGGCGGCGACTACTGGCGCGTGCGCTACCGGTCGCTCGATAGCCCGAACGTGTTTGACCTGAACAGCAACAACCTCCCGGGCCGTGACCTGTGGAACGCCGCCGTGCCGGATTCGTTCCGCAACCGCCGCGTCCCCGGCTTCGACACCATCGACCCCGACATCAAGCCGATGTCGACGTCGCTCACCAATTTCGGCGTCGAATACCAGATCGCGCCCCAGACGGTGTTCCGCGGCAGCTATGTGCGCAACAAGCTGCGGCGGACGATCGAGGACCTGGGCGTCCTCGTCAACGGCGACGAAGTGTACTTCTACGCCAACCCGGGCGAAGGCAACGCCACGACGACGCCGGTTTCCGGCGGCTCGCAGCCGTTTCCGACTCCGAAGGCCACCCGCACCTACGACGCCGCCGAGTTCATGGTGACCAAGCGCTTCGGCTCCTGGTTCGGATCGGCGAGCTACGTTTACAGCCGCCTCTACGGCAACTACGCCGGCCTGGCCAACACGGATGAAGTCCGCACGGGCGCCGATGGCGTCGGTGTGTTTGCCATCGACCAGCAGTCCTCCGGCGTCATCGCCCGGCCGGGCGGCAACGCCAACCGCGCCTGGGATATTGATGAGCTCCTCTGGGATTCTCACGGCAACCTGAATCCGGAAGGCCGTCTCGGCACGGATCGGCCGCATGTGTTCAAGCTCTACGGGTCGAAGGCGTTCAAGTGGAGCGAGACGCAGAATTCCGATATCGGCCTGTTCTTCTACGGTGGTTCCGGCACCCCGCTGTCGACGTTGGTGAACACCATCAACGGCACGCAGGTGTTCGTGAACGGCCGCGGGGACCTCGGCCGCACGCCTTTCCTCAGCCAGACCGATCTCGTGCTCGCGCACGAAGTGGGCGTTGGCGAAGGCAAGAAGCTGCGCTTCGAGTTCAACGCGCAGAACCTGTTCAACCAGAAGACCGCGCGTAGCCGC